In the Candidatus Dadabacteria bacterium genome, CGGGAGCGGAAATCCCACCCCCGTTTTTCTTGTTGAGGGCGCGGTGGTGGTTTCGCACGAAATTATGAGGGACGTTCACCTGAAACTGGCTATCGGGCGGGGAGGTGGGGAGGAGACGATTGAGGCGATGTGGTGGAACGCCGCCGGGCGTGGCGGAAGAGCGCCGGAGGATGAAGTGAACATGGTTGTCACGCCGGAGGTAAGAAGGTGGCGCGACCGGGAGTTCGTGGCGCTGAGAGTTGAGGATCTGGAGGAGATGTAACCCGTGAAGAGGGTAACCGTAATCGGCGGCGGGCAGGTGGGAACGCTGCTTGCCGAAGATCTCTCGCAGCAAAGGCACGACGTGGTTCTCGTTGAAACGGAGCGGGAGAGAGCCCGTCTTATCAAAGACAGGCTTGACATACTTTGCATTGAGGGGGACGCGAGCGAGCCGGGCGTGATGGAGCGGGCGGGCGTTGCGGACTCCGATGTGGTTCTGGCCGTTTCGGGGGATGACAAAACCAACATTCTGTGCGCCGCCACGGCGGCCATTCAGGGCGTCGCCAACGTGGTGGCGAAGGTGAGAAACCCCGAATACACCGCCTATATGAACACCCTCAGAAAATACGGGGTGTCCATAATCAATCCGGGCGAGATAATCTCAAACAACATTTACGACACGGTGACGGAATCCCACTTTGCGTGGAGCAAACAGGAGATAGCGGACGGAAAGGTGGAGTTGTTCAAACTCAGGGTGGCCGCCGGGGCAAAGATGCTGGGAACTCCCCTTAAGCAGCTTGAGACCTCCCCGTGGATATTTGTGGGCGTGGCGCGCCAGGGCGAGATGCTTATCCCGTCCGGAGACACCGTTCTTATGGAGGGGGACAGCGTTTACGCCCTCGGCGACTCCTCCATGCTGGACAGCCTGACCGGCGCGATGGGGCTTGCGGATGACACCGGCTCCACAACCGTTGTCATCATCGGCGCGGGGCGGCTCGGAACACTCACGGCGCGCTCCCTTCACAAGAGCGGCGTCTCCGTCAAGGTGGTGGAAAGCGACCCGAAGAGGGCGGCGGAACTCGCGGACGAAGCGCCGGGCGTTATGGTGCTCAGCGGGGACGCGACCGATGTCAAGATACAGAAAGAGGCCGGCGTGGACGCGGCGGACTACCTGATAGCGCTCACCGGGGATGACAGCGAAAACATTCTGAGTTCCCTTCTGGCGCGGCGGCTCGGGGTCAAGAGGAGCATAGTGCTCTACACCAAACCGGACTATGTGGATGTGCTTGAAACCGTCGGGATAGACACCACGGTGAGTGTGCGCATATCGGTTGTGAACGAAATTCTGGGGATGCTTGACCTCGGCGGGCCCGCGCGCACCACCCTTCTTGAGGAGGGGCGCGGCGAAATACTGGAGTTTTCCGTGGGCGAAGACTCCGCAATACTCGGCAAGCCGCTCAAGGAGGCAGACCTGCCCGAAGGCTGCATAGTGGGGGCGTGCGTCCGGGACAACGAAACCATAATCCCCAAGGGCAACTTCACTCCGCAGGCGGGAGACAAGGTGATAGTGTTCACCCTTCCCGAAGCGGTAAAGAAAGTTGAGAAGGCGATATCGTAGGTGAATGTAAAGTTCTGCCTCAACATCCTCGGCAGTTTCATCAGGATACTCGGACTGCTGATGCTTCTTCCGGCCGCCGGGCCGCTTGTCTACGGCGGCGGAGACCTGCCCGCGCTCACCGGTTCGGCGGCAATCACGTTTGCCCTCGGTTTCGGGCTCGTCCGGCTCACGCGGGGCGCGGAAAAGACCGATGAGATAGGCAGAAAAGACGGCTTCCTTATAGCGACCCTTTTCTGGATAGCGGCGAGCATACTCGGCAGCCTCCCGTATCTGCTTTACGGGGTGTTCCCAAACCCGGTGGACGCGCTCTTTGAGTCAACTGCGGGGTTCACCACCACCGGCGCGAGCGTTATCGCGGACATAGAAGCCCTTCCGCACGGCATACTGCTGTGGAGAAACATGACCCAGTGGCTGGGGGGGATGGGAATTGTCGTTCTCGCCATCGCGGTTCTGCCGCGCCTGTCCGTGGGAGGGGGGCGGCTTATGGCGCTTGAGGCGCCGGGACCCTCAACCGAGCGGCTCACGCCGAGAATAGCGGAGACGGCAAAACATATATGGCTTGTTTACGTGGGGCTTTCCGTTCTGCTTGCCGTGCTGCTGAAGTTGTCGGGAATGTCCGTGTTTGACTCCATAGCCCACTCGTTCAGCACGATGTCAACGGGCGGCTTTTCAACAAAAAACGCAAGCATCGGCTCATATTCAAGCCCTATGATAGAGGGCGTCATCACCGTGTTTATGTTCATTGCGGGAGTCAATTTTGTGGTTCACTACTCAATAATCAAAGGGCGGATACGCGACGCGCTGCGGGGGACGGAGTTGCGGTTTTATTTTCTGTTTCTGACGGCGGCGACCCTGATTGTGTCGTTCAACCTGTCGGGAACGGGGGTGTTCGGCGACTTTGGCGAGTCTTTCCGGCGAGCCGTTTTTCAGGTGGTGTCCATCGGAACGGGAACGGGTTTCAGTTCGGATGATTTCGGCGCGTGGCCCGCGCTGTCAACCCTTGTGCTGGTGTGCCTGATGATAACGGGCGGGTGTTCGGGCTCAACTACGGGGGCGGTGAAGCAGTCAAGGATAATAGTGATGCTCGGCAGCTGCCGCCACGAACTGAGAAAACTGGTTTATCCCAACCTTGTGTCGCCGGTGAGGTTTGACGGCAAGAAGGTGGACAGCGCGGCGGTTTCAAACATTGCCGGATTTCTGATCCTCTATGCGGCGGCGGCGCTGCTGGGAACGGGGCTTGTCGCGGCGGCGGCGGACGTGTCTCTTCTGACGGCGTTTTCCGCCGCAGTCGCCTCGGTGGGAAATGTCGGTCCCGGACTGGGCTCGGTGGGGCCCGCGGAGAACTACGCCGCGCTTCCGGACTCCGCCAAGGGGATTTTGTCTTTGCTTATGGTAACGGGCAGACTTGAACTTTATACGATACTGGTTCTGTTCATGCCGGATTTCTGGAGAAGATAGGTTTGAAGTTTTACGAAACTTTCCCCGCGGGCATGAAAGCCGCGGTCGCTCTGGGCAATTTTGACGGAGTCCACCGGGGACACCGGAAGATCATCTCCGCGCTCAAAAGCAAGGCGCTTGAACACGGGGCGCAGTCGTGCGCGGTAACGTTTTACCCGCATCCGCAGAAAATTGTCCGGGACCGTTCCGTCCGCCTGCTCATGCCGTTCGGCGAGAGGCTGCGCCTGCTTGAGGAAACCGGCGTTGACATGGCGGTAAAACTTGAATTCACAAAGGAGTTGTCCCTACTCTCTCCGGAGCGGTTCATAAAGGAGGTGATGGTTGACGGGGCGGGCATGAAGGCGATAGTCGTGGGGCCGCGCTTTGGTTTCGGCAACAGGAGGCGGGGCGATGTGGAAATGCTGAAGACGCTCGGAGAGAGGTTCGGTTTTGAAACCGTGGTTATTGAGCCCGCGATGGAGGGCGGCGGGCGCGTAAGCAGCACGGCAATACGGGAGTTTGTGCTCGGCGGGCGCATGGAGGAGGCGTCCCGCATGCTGGGATACCGCTACCACATCAGGGGGGTTGTGGCTCAGGGGGAAAAGCGCGGAAGGGAGATAGGGTTTCCGACCGTCAACCTTCAAACCGACTGGGAGATGCTGCCAAAGCCGGGCGTTTACGCCACTTTGACCGCCGTTGAGGGCGCGGGAAGCCGCCCCAGCATAAGCAATGTGGGAAGCAGGCCCACGTTCGGCGGCGGCGCAACCGTCATTGAAAGCCACCTGCTTGACACCGGGGGGGATTTCTACGGCAGACAGGCGGTGGTGGAGTTCGTTGAAAGAGTCAGGGATGAGAAAAAATTCGCCTCGGGCGATGAACTTTCCCGTCAGATAGAAAAGGACATCGGGCGCGTCCGCGTCATTTTGAAAAACTGCGGCGGGGGCGGCGGGCTTTGAGCGGAAAGACGGCGCTGTTCGGCATATTCGGCCACCCGGTCTCCCAGAGCCGCAGCCCCGTCATGCACAACGCCGCGTTCAAAGCCCTCGGCATGAACTGCCGCTATGACGCCTACGACATCGCCCCCGGAGAGATAAGGGCGGCGGTTGAAAAAATACGTTCCCTGCCGCTTTCGGGCGTCAACATAACCGTTCCGCACAAGCGGGCTTTTATACCGGAGATGGACTTCCTGTCGCCCGAAGCGCAACTCGCGGGCGCGGTGAACACGGTAAAGAATGAGGGGGGAAGGCTTTCCGGATACAACACGGACACGGAGGGGGCGCTCACCGCGCTGCGCGAAGTGATGGGTTTCAGCCCGGAGGGCGGAAAGGCGCTGGTGGTCGGGGCGGGGGGCGCCGCCGGGGCTCTTGTGCCGGGGCTGTGCATGAAAGGCGCGGCGAGTGTTTTCATCTGCAACAGGACTGCGGAAAAGGCGGAGTCTCTCGGCGGCGAATTCGCCGGAAAGTTTCCCCGGACACGGATTGAGACCTGCGGGCTTTCGGGCGCGGAGACGGAGCGGTTTATGGCGGAGGCGGACATAGTGATAAACTGCTCGTCCGCCGGAATGGAGGGAAACGCGCCGCTCGCGCTGCCGCTTGAGAGGTTCGGGGGGCGTTTCGGGGTTTACGACCTTGTTTACAAGCCCCGCGTAACGCCTCTTGTGGCGGCGGCGAGGGAACTCGGCATAAAAGCGGAGTCGGGAATTGACATGCTGCTTTATCAGGGGGCGAAATCGTTTGAGATATGGACGGGCGCGCGCGCTCCGCTTGAGGTGATGAGAAAAGCCCTCGGCGGCGGATGAAAAAATGGCAAAGTGTTCCATGATGGTTTACGAACCGGCGGACAAAGTTCCGGACGGCGAATACTGGAAGCGATACATAAATTTTTATGAAAAGTTCTGGGACAGGCCCGCCGGTCCGAAGTCGGTGTGGTGGGGCGCGGAATACGATGAGTTCAGGCGCGCCCTTGCGGCGTCTCTGGAAATAAAGGCGGAAGAAGTCCGGGACTGTTTTTTCACAAGAGGGGACGGCGGCCATCTGATATGCCGCATAGACGACCCCGCAACGCTCGGCATTGTTTCCTGCGAAAACTTCATCCCTTTTGAGTGGCTTGCCGCATTTGACGGGGAAAAGCGCGATTTTTTCTACACCCATACGGGCTTCGGGGCAGTCCATCACGATTCAATCTATTATGTGGAAAACATCGCAACCGCGATGGAAAGGATTGAGGCGGCTCGCGGCGCTTTGAAAAATCTTGAGGAAAGCGTCTCAAAATATCCCGAACTGGCGAGGATTAAAGACTTGCCCGAAAGGCTTTCCGAAATGAACGCGTGGCTGCGCGGATTTGACGCCGGAGGGGAAATTGTTTTGAACTACGGGGAGATATGCTCCCACATAACTCAGGATTCAATGAAGAATGAAAACTCTGTAAGCGACCTGAAAAGAATTATCGCCGGTATCGGGAGCGGGGATTTTGAGCAAGCCGAATCGGGTCTGAAATATCTGAATGCAAAATGGGCGGAGATTGCGGAAGCGATTAACAGAAGCGGAAAGCAAAACCCTGACGAGAAATCGGAGATGGAGAATTAAAATTGGCAGGGAAAACTTTGGGAATTACAAAGGAAAGTTGATACCGCAAGTCAAACCTTCTTCATCTGTTAGATAGTTACCTTGTTGACCTTTGGAACAGGATTGCTGGTTTTCAAAGGTTTCGTTACATCGCCCTTGAAATATCCGTCAATCCATATCCGCCTATATTCTTTGGCAGAGGAATACCACTGCCAGCGAAAATGCCCGACAACGGGGAAGTGAAAGTCCGTCCCCACTATGCGGTCATCTCTCCGACCATTATAAACACCGCGCCGCCATCGGACGGTATTGACTTCCACCTTACTGTCAGGGCTGTCTTTGCCAATTCGCTTGCGGTCAGGGCGAGAGAGACCTTTGACCTTTTCTGTAACAACCAATCGTTGCTTCAGGAAGCACAGCATATTGGCGGCAAGCATGAATGCCTCAGTAGTATCAGGCGATTTCTGCCAGAATATGACAGTCCCCTCCTCACCATTATCTCTTGTTCCTATTGTCACTGCTATATTGAATACCTCCCCGCCGGTAATTATCAGCGCCGAGGGAAGGCGCACCCCTTCTTCTGGAACATTGAACAGGTGAATGCCCTGTCCAATATCGGGCGGCAGTCCAATTTTCCCGTAGGTGTCGGGAAATCTTAAATCCATAGCCATCACAGACCTGATTGTGCTGTCAGACCAATACCAAGTCTCTAAACTGGCAACATCAAAATCTAAACTATTTGAATTGCCATAAGCACAAGCCCATGCATTATTCAAGGACAGAAAGCGTTTGACCGCCTCCGCTTCACCGGGCGACCTCGGCGATACTCCGGTATCAACAACACACCGCTCCCACTCTTTTGGCGTGGGAAAGTATTTCTCAATAAACCTGTCGGGTATCCGCTCGGCTTCAGTCATTTGCTCCATTTCCACCCGTCTCTCCGCATTGCTTGTTTAACACAAGCAGTTTTTTCTCTTTTGTTCAAAGAGTCGCCAGAGCAAGAGCGATACTCTCTTCCAACTGCCTTCTTACAACGACCAGACATAAGGGGGTCTGTTATCCCACCACACAAAGTACTCCTCATATCAGACACTTTTATACGGTTAACTAGGGACTGTCCAGCAAATACTACCATCACAATCAGTAAGAAACAGCCAGCAAGGATTCTCCCCCAATCTTGGTGCTCTTTGCGATTTTCATCCTCTCGCTCCCATTTTTCTAATGTCATATCTTTCCTCCTAAGTGCTCACTCTTACCTTTGCTATTACCATCAAGATCAGCTGGAGCAAGTCCAATGTTTTCAGTCTTTCGGGTCATAGCAACATCAATCTATCTTGCTTTCTGAGTTTTCCAATTCTCCTTTATAATTCCAAATGTTTTCATCAGCGATTGACCAGCGCGTCCGCAACCTCTTCAAACCGCTCCGCCTTTTCCTGCCCCGGATGGGTCTCCCCTATCATTCTGTAAACCACAACACCCTCCCTGTCCACAAGATAAAACGCGGGCCAGTAGCGGTTTTTCATTCTTTTCCAGTATGAAAAACTGTTGTCCATCATAACGGGATGTGTTACCCCGAACTCCTTCACTTTCCTTTCCAGATTCCTGCGGCTTTTCTCATGCTCAAACTCAGGCGTGTGTATCCCCACCACGCGGAAATCCTTTCCGGAGAAACGCTCCTCAAGCGCGTGAAGCCACGGAAAAGAGCGGTAGGAATTCCAGCAGTCAAAAGCCCAGAAGTAAACAAGCGTTACTCCGCCCGCAAGGTCGGCTTTTTTAAGCGGCGCGGAGTTTATCCACTCGCCCCCGCCCGCCGAGGTAAATTCGGGAAGCCGCATGTAAACAAAGCCGCCCTCCGCCTCCCGCGCAAACACAAGGACGCAAATCGCGGCGACAACGGCAATTTTGAATGTCTTTACAATCTTCACGGAAGAAACCTGTCCGAAAATCCGCCGGGAGGCAAAACCGGAGAGTCAAACCTGCCGAACCACACGTAACGCCTCGCCGCCACCTGACCGTAAATAAAATCCCTCGCGCGGCGGGGAATATAACTTAAAACACCCGCAAGCCGCCACAGGCCGCCCAGCCCCGCGACCGTTTTTATAACCGCATCCGAGCCGAAGAAAACCTTTTGCCCCTCCGCAAGAACTATGACCCTACCGCGCGCACCGGCGGGGATTTGAGCAAAACGCTCCGCAGTTTTCCCTTGCAGTGGGGAGAAAAGGAACTTTTTTTCACGGTCTCTTTTCAGAACAAATCTGACAAACCCGTCGCAAAGACCGCAAACACCGTCAAAAAAAACTATCGGGCGGTTCAAGAAAACACCGCGAGCAGTATTCCCGCCGCGACCGCAGAGCCGAGAACCCCCGCCACATTGGGGCCCATCGCGTGCATCAAAAGCACGTTTTGAGGGTCTTCCCTCGCGCCCACTTCCTGAGACACCCTCGCCGCCATCGGCACGGCGGACACGCCCGCTGAGCCGATAAGCGGATTGATTTTGTTTGAGGAAAACAGGTTGAGCATCTTCGCCTTTAAGACGCCCGCCGCCGTCCCGATGCAGAAAGCCACTATTCCGAGCAGAAGTATCCCTATGGTTTCAATCGTCAAAAACTCCTCCGCCGAAAGTTTGGAGCCGACACCGAGACCGAGAAAGATGGTTGTTATATTTATCAGGGC is a window encoding:
- the trkA gene encoding Trk system potassium transporter TrkA, translating into MKRVTVIGGGQVGTLLAEDLSQQRHDVVLVETERERARLIKDRLDILCIEGDASEPGVMERAGVADSDVVLAVSGDDKTNILCAATAAIQGVANVVAKVRNPEYTAYMNTLRKYGVSIINPGEIISNNIYDTVTESHFAWSKQEIADGKVELFKLRVAAGAKMLGTPLKQLETSPWIFVGVARQGEMLIPSGDTVLMEGDSVYALGDSSMLDSLTGAMGLADDTGSTTVVIIGAGRLGTLTARSLHKSGVSVKVVESDPKRAAELADEAPGVMVLSGDATDVKIQKEAGVDAADYLIALTGDDSENILSSLLARRLGVKRSIVLYTKPDYVDVLETVGIDTTVSVRISVVNEILGMLDLGGPARTTLLEEGRGEILEFSVGEDSAILGKPLKEADLPEGCIVGACVRDNETIIPKGNFTPQAGDKVIVFTLPEAVKKVEKAIS
- a CDS encoding TrkH family potassium uptake protein — protein: MNVKFCLNILGSFIRILGLLMLLPAAGPLVYGGGDLPALTGSAAITFALGFGLVRLTRGAEKTDEIGRKDGFLIATLFWIAASILGSLPYLLYGVFPNPVDALFESTAGFTTTGASVIADIEALPHGILLWRNMTQWLGGMGIVVLAIAVLPRLSVGGGRLMALEAPGPSTERLTPRIAETAKHIWLVYVGLSVLLAVLLKLSGMSVFDSIAHSFSTMSTGGFSTKNASIGSYSSPMIEGVITVFMFIAGVNFVVHYSIIKGRIRDALRGTELRFYFLFLTAATLIVSFNLSGTGVFGDFGESFRRAVFQVVSIGTGTGFSSDDFGAWPALSTLVLVCLMITGGCSGSTTGAVKQSRIIVMLGSCRHELRKLVYPNLVSPVRFDGKKVDSAAVSNIAGFLILYAAAALLGTGLVAAAADVSLLTAFSAAVASVGNVGPGLGSVGPAENYAALPDSAKGILSLLMVTGRLELYTILVLFMPDFWRR
- a CDS encoding bifunctional riboflavin kinase/FAD synthetase, which encodes MKFYETFPAGMKAAVALGNFDGVHRGHRKIISALKSKALEHGAQSCAVTFYPHPQKIVRDRSVRLLMPFGERLRLLEETGVDMAVKLEFTKELSLLSPERFIKEVMVDGAGMKAIVVGPRFGFGNRRRGDVEMLKTLGERFGFETVVIEPAMEGGGRVSSTAIREFVLGGRMEEASRMLGYRYHIRGVVAQGEKRGREIGFPTVNLQTDWEMLPKPGVYATLTAVEGAGSRPSISNVGSRPTFGGGATVIESHLLDTGGDFYGRQAVVEFVERVRDEKKFASGDELSRQIEKDIGRVRVILKNCGGGGGL
- the aroE gene encoding shikimate dehydrogenase, whose product is MSGKTALFGIFGHPVSQSRSPVMHNAAFKALGMNCRYDAYDIAPGEIRAAVEKIRSLPLSGVNITVPHKRAFIPEMDFLSPEAQLAGAVNTVKNEGGRLSGYNTDTEGALTALREVMGFSPEGGKALVVGAGGAAGALVPGLCMKGAASVFICNRTAEKAESLGGEFAGKFPRTRIETCGLSGAETERFMAEADIVINCSSAGMEGNAPLALPLERFGGRFGVYDLVYKPRVTPLVAAARELGIKAESGIDMLLYQGAKSFEIWTGARAPLEVMRKALGGG
- a CDS encoding redoxin family protein, with product MKIVKTFKIAVVAAICVLVFAREAEGGFVYMRLPEFTSAGGGEWINSAPLKKADLAGGVTLVYFWAFDCWNSYRSFPWLHALEERFSGKDFRVVGIHTPEFEHEKSRRNLERKVKEFGVTHPVMMDNSFSYWKRMKNRYWPAFYLVDREGVVVYRMIGETHPGQEKAERFEEVADALVNR
- a CDS encoding DCC1-like thiol-disulfide oxidoreductase family protein: MNRPIVFFDGVCGLCDGFVRFVLKRDREKKFLFSPLQGKTAERFAQIPAGARGRVIVLAEGQKVFFGSDAVIKTVAGLGGLWRLAGVLSYIPRRARDFIYGQVAARRYVWFGRFDSPVLPPGGFSDRFLP